A part of Lacibacter sp. H407 genomic DNA contains:
- a CDS encoding polyprenyl synthetase family protein, translated as MQSFEQLLKQFEEYFNKRHFPAEPASLYDASQHILSIGGKRVRPVCVLMGNELFDVIKPDAWQVATAIELFHNFSLIHDDIMDEAPLRRGKQTVHAIHGVNTAILAGDVTLTMAYDYLNKVQGDVKPILSLFNKTALEVSEGQQMDMDFEKRATVHLDEYVRMIELKTSVLLAASLKLGAMIGGASVGNTDHIYEFGRNLGIAFQIQDDYLDCFGDPAKFGKQVGGDIKANKKTFLMIHALESANATQQQRLVELMQTNPADKVEQVISIFKSAGVDAWAMELKNQYIEKAMQHLEDIAVLSKRKEPLQQLAQFLVQREY; from the coding sequence ATGCAGTCGTTTGAACAATTATTAAAGCAATTTGAAGAATATTTCAACAAGCGTCATTTTCCGGCGGAGCCGGCTTCGTTGTATGATGCGTCGCAACATATCTTAAGCATTGGCGGCAAGCGTGTACGTCCGGTGTGTGTGTTAATGGGAAATGAATTGTTTGATGTCATCAAGCCCGATGCATGGCAGGTGGCAACCGCCATTGAACTGTTTCATAATTTTTCATTGATCCATGACGATATCATGGACGAAGCGCCACTGCGTCGTGGGAAACAAACGGTGCATGCCATTCATGGTGTAAACACCGCTATCCTTGCCGGTGATGTAACGTTAACGATGGCCTATGATTACCTGAACAAAGTACAGGGTGATGTAAAACCGATTCTGTCGCTATTTAATAAAACCGCATTGGAAGTGTCAGAAGGCCAACAGATGGATATGGATTTCGAAAAACGTGCAACTGTTCATCTTGATGAATATGTGCGTATGATCGAATTGAAAACATCGGTGTTGCTGGCAGCCAGTTTAAAACTCGGTGCCATGATTGGTGGTGCAAGTGTTGGTAATACGGATCATATTTATGAATTTGGCCGCAACCTCGGCATTGCCTTTCAGATACAGGACGATTATCTCGATTGCTTTGGCGACCCTGCAAAATTTGGAAAACAGGTGGGAGGCGATATCAAAGCAAATAAAAAGACCTTCCTGATGATCCATGCACTTGAATCAGCCAATGCAACACAGCAACAACGACTGGTGGAGTTGATGCAAACAAATCCTGCAGATAAAGTAGAACAGGTCATTTCGATTTTTAAATCAGCCGGCGTTGATGCATGGGCCATGGAACTGAAAAATCAGTACATAGAAAAAGCCATGCAGCATTTGGAAGATATTGCTGTGCTCAGTAAACGAAAAGAACCGCTGCAACAGTTAGCGCAGTTTTTGGTACAACGGGAATACTAA
- the rnr gene encoding ribonuclease R, producing MKKKKINKDTNRKGEPKGDFRNKAGGGKRKSASGTHRGQIEITRSGMGYVTVTDMEKDIIVRPQHFNTALHGDKVEVEVTKSGGGGRLEGMITKIVSRKQTEFIGHISVQKNHTFFIPETDRPMPDLYIPADKINGAENGDKAVVRLTAWEKSKRVPEGEVVEVVKQEAMNDLAMKQILLQAGFSLSFQDEVMEQAERFPDGVTESEAKKRRDFRDVLTFTIDPVDAKDFDDALSIKKNANGLYEIGVHIADVSYYVEPATALDDEAYSRATSVYLPDRVLPMLPERISNELCSLRPREDKYTFSAVFEMTDKAEIKSVWLGRTVIHSDHRFSYEEVQETIEKGEGLYLDEIQLLNNLAQKMRKDRFKKGAINFSSQEVRFVLDENRKPIGITIKESKEAHQLIEEFMLLANKHVAEYIGKVTVKEKPVPFPYRVHDTPDEAKLAPFMVFAKKYGHVFDVSTPAKIASSFNQMLKDAHGKPEQHVLEALGIRTMAKAVYTAENIGHYGLGFEHYCHFTSPIRRYPDVLVHRVLQQCLDKAPQIDKKMEAKCKHCSERERSAMESERAANKYKQVEYMSQFLGEEFDGVVSGVASFGFWVETIAHKCEGLVSLFSLSDFDDFRHNEEDYCLVGKRSGRTFRMGDKVTIKVVAANLEKRQLDYELVLGHIDSTEKKVLGKTTFQPPKKKRKK from the coding sequence ATGAAAAAAAAGAAAATTAATAAAGACACGAATCGCAAAGGAGAACCGAAAGGCGATTTTCGAAATAAAGCCGGTGGAGGAAAACGTAAATCCGCATCGGGCACACATCGTGGGCAGATCGAGATCACACGCAGCGGTATGGGTTATGTAACCGTTACCGATATGGAAAAAGATATCATTGTTCGTCCGCAACATTTCAACACAGCGTTACACGGCGATAAAGTAGAAGTGGAAGTAACAAAGAGTGGCGGCGGTGGACGATTGGAAGGAATGATTACTAAAATTGTTTCCCGGAAACAAACAGAATTCATCGGCCACATCAGTGTGCAAAAGAATCATACATTTTTTATTCCGGAAACAGACCGGCCCATGCCTGATCTCTATATTCCGGCTGATAAAATAAACGGTGCAGAAAATGGCGACAAAGCTGTGGTGCGTTTAACGGCATGGGAAAAATCAAAACGTGTTCCTGAAGGTGAAGTGGTAGAAGTAGTAAAACAGGAAGCGATGAACGATCTGGCGATGAAGCAGATCTTATTACAAGCCGGTTTCTCATTGAGTTTCCAGGATGAAGTAATGGAACAGGCGGAACGTTTTCCGGATGGTGTTACTGAAAGCGAAGCAAAAAAGCGGAGAGATTTTCGTGATGTATTAACCTTCACCATCGATCCCGTTGATGCAAAAGATTTTGATGATGCATTGTCGATCAAAAAAAATGCAAACGGTTTGTATGAAATAGGAGTACACATTGCCGATGTGAGTTATTATGTAGAACCGGCTACTGCATTGGATGATGAAGCATACAGCCGGGCGACATCGGTTTATTTACCTGATCGTGTATTGCCGATGTTGCCGGAACGGATTTCGAATGAATTATGTTCGCTTCGTCCGAGAGAAGATAAGTACACGTTTTCTGCAGTATTTGAAATGACTGATAAAGCAGAGATCAAATCTGTTTGGCTGGGACGTACCGTGATCCATTCTGATCATCGATTCAGTTATGAAGAAGTGCAGGAAACGATTGAAAAAGGTGAGGGCTTGTATCTTGATGAGATACAACTGCTGAATAACCTTGCACAAAAAATGCGAAAGGATCGCTTTAAAAAAGGTGCCATCAATTTTTCATCGCAGGAAGTGCGATTTGTATTGGATGAGAACCGAAAGCCAATTGGCATCACCATCAAAGAAAGTAAAGAAGCCCATCAGTTGATCGAAGAGTTTATGTTGCTGGCGAATAAACATGTGGCCGAATATATTGGGAAAGTAACGGTGAAAGAAAAACCGGTTCCTTTTCCGTACCGTGTGCATGATACGCCTGATGAAGCAAAGCTTGCTCCGTTCATGGTGTTCGCTAAAAAATACGGGCATGTGTTCGATGTATCTACACCGGCAAAAATTGCTTCATCCTTTAACCAAATGTTGAAAGATGCACATGGCAAACCGGAGCAGCATGTATTGGAAGCATTGGGTATCCGCACTATGGCGAAAGCAGTTTATACTGCTGAAAATATTGGTCACTATGGTTTGGGTTTTGAACACTACTGTCATTTTACTTCGCCGATCCGTCGTTATCCCGATGTGTTGGTACATCGTGTATTGCAGCAGTGTTTAGACAAAGCTCCACAGATCGACAAAAAAATGGAAGCCAAGTGCAAGCATTGCAGTGAGCGTGAACGTTCGGCCATGGAAAGTGAACGTGCAGCTAATAAATACAAACAGGTGGAATACATGAGTCAGTTCCTCGGTGAGGAGTTTGACGGAGTAGTGAGTGGTGTTGCATCGTTTGGTTTTTGGGTAGAGACCATTGCGCATAAATGCGAAGGCTTGGTGAGTTTATTTTCATTGAGTGATTTTGATGATTTCCGTCACAACGAAGAAGATTATTGTCTGGTTGGCAAACGTAGTGGACGAACGTTCAGGATGGGCGATAAAGTAACGATCAAAGTGGTGGCGGCTAATTTAGAAAAGCGTCAGTTGGATTATGAACTGGTGCTGGGGCATATTGATTCTACGGAGAAGAAAGTGTTAGGGAAAACAACATTTCAACCACCGAAGAAGAAACGGAAAAAATAA
- the lpxK gene encoding tetraacyldisaccharide 4'-kinase — protein sequence MNLANLTFQSIRFLLLPFALLYGAVIWVRNRLFDRNVLKSDTVNMPIICVGNLSVGGTGKSPMVEYLLRLLKDQFVTATLSRGYKRKTKGYALANESSTALEIGDEPMQFHVKFPEVTVAVGEERLEAIPQLLHDRPKTEVIILDDGFQHRSIKAGLNILLTDYNNLFTRDFFLPTGDLRDERSSYKRAEIIIVTKCPATLQEEERQEIIAEIKPLPHQQVFFATIAYGTPYHVLHPQQEYLLHKNLEILLVTGIANIEPLKKHIVEHSYSYENLSFSDHHIFTIDDLKEIRKRFSKLDHEQKVIITTEKDAVRLVKFREELEQLPLFVLPIRHRILFNQEAKLNTIIIDFIQRFPKKETHEMPISKTN from the coding sequence ATGAATTTGGCTAATCTCACATTTCAATCCATCCGCTTTTTGTTATTGCCGTTTGCTTTGTTGTACGGTGCGGTTATTTGGGTGCGTAACCGATTGTTTGATCGAAACGTTTTGAAATCAGATACCGTGAACATGCCCATTATTTGTGTGGGTAATTTGAGTGTGGGCGGAACGGGCAAATCGCCGATGGTGGAATATCTGCTTCGTTTGTTGAAAGATCAATTTGTAACCGCCACCTTGAGTCGTGGATATAAACGAAAAACCAAAGGCTATGCGTTGGCGAATGAAAGCAGTACGGCGTTGGAAATTGGTGATGAGCCGATGCAGTTTCATGTAAAATTTCCGGAAGTAACGGTTGCAGTAGGTGAAGAACGGCTGGAAGCAATTCCGCAGTTGCTGCACGATCGTCCGAAAACAGAAGTGATTATTCTGGATGATGGATTTCAGCACCGCTCCATCAAAGCAGGATTGAATATTTTACTAACGGACTACAATAACCTCTTTACCCGTGATTTCTTTTTGCCCACCGGCGATCTGCGTGATGAGCGCAGCAGTTACAAACGTGCAGAGATCATTATCGTTACAAAATGCCCGGCCACATTGCAGGAAGAAGAGCGGCAGGAAATTATCGCTGAAATAAAACCATTGCCGCATCAGCAGGTTTTCTTCGCAACCATTGCGTACGGTACACCTTATCATGTATTGCATCCGCAACAGGAATATCTGTTGCATAAAAACCTGGAGATATTATTAGTCACCGGCATTGCCAATATCGAACCATTAAAAAAGCATATTGTTGAACATTCGTACAGTTATGAAAATCTGAGCTTCAGCGATCATCATATTTTTACGATTGATGATCTGAAAGAAATACGTAAGCGATTCAGTAAATTGGATCACGAACAGAAAGTTATTATCACCACAGAGAAAGATGCGGTACGGTTGGTGAAGTTCAGAGAAGAGCTGGAGCAACTTCCACTCTTTGTATTACCTATCCGGCATCGGATTTTATTTAACCAAGAAGCAAAATTGAATACCATCATTATTGATTTTATTCAACGCTTTCCAAAAAAGGAAACACATGAAATGCCCATAAGCAAGACAAACTAA
- a CDS encoding 5-formyltetrahydrofolate cyclo-ligase, which yields MTKKEARKIYKEKRLSLTVGERNRFDDLILIHFQQLPLPDLFYVHTYLAMKAQVEIETDHLLHFLEFRNPELNIVIPRMNPTTNELEHVEYNEMVVVVPNEWGIPEPVNGTLISETEIDLVFVPLLAFDEAGYRVGYGKGYYDKFLAKCRPDVLKIGLSYFDAIASISDREQFDIPLNYCITPQRIYEFG from the coding sequence ATGACGAAAAAGGAGGCACGAAAGATCTACAAAGAAAAGCGTTTAAGCCTCACCGTTGGAGAGCGAAACCGTTTTGATGATCTTATCCTCATCCATTTTCAGCAACTGCCGTTACCCGATCTGTTTTATGTGCATACCTATCTTGCCATGAAAGCACAGGTGGAAATAGAAACTGATCATTTGCTGCATTTTCTGGAATTCAGAAATCCCGAGTTGAACATTGTGATTCCACGCATGAATCCTACAACCAATGAACTGGAGCATGTGGAATATAATGAAATGGTGGTTGTTGTTCCTAACGAGTGGGGAATTCCCGAGCCGGTGAATGGAACGCTGATCAGCGAAACGGAAATTGATCTGGTGTTTGTGCCTTTACTTGCTTTTGATGAGGCGGGTTATCGTGTAGGATACGGGAAAGGATATTACGATAAATTTTTGGCCAAATGCCGGCCCGATGTGCTAAAGATCGGCTTGAGCTACTTTGATGCCATCGCTTCCATCAGCGATCGTGAACAATTTGATATACCTTTAAACTATTGCATTACGCCACAGCGCATTTATGAATTTGGCTAA
- a CDS encoding RsmD family RNA methyltransferase, translated as MRIISGKFGGRTFQPPAKMPYTRPTTDLAKGGLFNVIENNLDIESLKTLDLFGGTGSISYELASRGATDQTIVEKDNNMAAFIQQTGEKLGVKMNIVKMDVFKYIDHCTEKFDFIFAGPPYALGTIDELPKLIFEKELLNEGGWFVLEHTPRNSYAKFPFYRAERNYGTTIFSIFVNKPKDE; from the coding sequence ATGCGTATCATAAGTGGAAAATTTGGAGGCAGAACGTTTCAGCCACCGGCGAAAATGCCGTACACCCGCCCAACAACTGATTTGGCGAAAGGTGGTTTGTTCAACGTAATTGAAAACAATCTCGACATTGAAAGTTTAAAAACACTGGATCTGTTTGGCGGCACGGGAAGTATCAGTTACGAACTGGCGAGCCGTGGTGCAACTGATCAAACCATTGTGGAGAAGGATAATAATATGGCAGCGTTCATCCAGCAAACAGGCGAAAAGCTGGGTGTGAAAATGAATATTGTGAAAATGGATGTATTCAAATACATCGACCACTGTACAGAAAAGTTTGATTTTATTTTTGCCGGTCCGCCGTATGCATTGGGCACCATTGATGAACTGCCGAAATTGATTTTTGAAAAAGAATTATTAAATGAAGGTGGCTGGTTTGTATTGGAACACACGCCCCGTAACAGCTATGCCAAATTTCCGTTTTACCGTGCCGAACGTAACTATGGCACCACCATCTTTTCTATCTTCGTAAACAAACCAAAAGACGAATGA
- a CDS encoding DUF3822 family protein encodes MLHPSIQIVSNEIESLDTANAYLLVQAGTNFIGFASFTPADKQVHGWVVYPLEPSASNLQLDEKLSAVAAANTWVHSNYQKVLLVQYAPNNVLLPAVLNKDEGKENLLAMAHGPQQHQLYVKDVVVQQSLVNHYVVDGTLGALLNKRFPKGEWWHVQSLLLTQNAAGGTCVTATIRFQEVQITVEKNGQWLLLQSYHYHTPEDVLYYILNAMQQLELSQVETTVWLQGMIDQRSALYDVLYNYILNLQLKEELTYQFPATTDEQPVHLSASLDQVLACVS; translated from the coding sequence TTGTTACATCCTTCTATACAGATCGTATCAAACGAAATTGAATCACTCGACACTGCCAACGCTTATTTGCTGGTGCAGGCGGGTACAAATTTTATTGGGTTTGCTTCTTTTACTCCGGCAGATAAACAGGTGCATGGCTGGGTCGTTTATCCATTGGAGCCATCTGCAAGCAATCTGCAACTGGATGAAAAGCTGAGTGCTGTTGCAGCTGCCAATACCTGGGTGCACTCCAATTATCAGAAAGTGTTGTTGGTGCAATACGCACCCAATAATGTGTTGTTGCCTGCTGTGTTGAATAAAGATGAGGGTAAAGAAAATCTGTTGGCAATGGCGCATGGTCCGCAGCAACATCAATTGTATGTGAAAGATGTGGTGGTACAGCAAAGCCTGGTGAATCATTATGTGGTTGATGGAACTTTGGGTGCATTGCTCAACAAGCGTTTTCCAAAAGGAGAGTGGTGGCATGTGCAATCGTTACTGCTAACACAAAATGCAGCAGGAGGAACATGTGTTACAGCTACTATCCGTTTCCAGGAAGTGCAAATTACTGTTGAGAAAAATGGCCAGTGGTTATTGTTACAGTCGTACCACTATCATACACCCGAAGATGTGTTGTATTATATTTTGAATGCAATGCAACAGTTGGAATTGTCGCAGGTAGAAACCACAGTTTGGCTGCAGGGAATGATCGATCAACGTTCTGCCTTGTATGATGTGTTGTACAATTACATCCTGAATCTGCAATTGAAAGAAGAACTTACGTATCAATTTCCTGCTACAACCGATGAACAACCGGTTCATTTATCTGCTTCACTCGATCAAGTTTTGGCATGCGTATCATAA
- a CDS encoding MATE family efflux transporter, translated as METALPKNDLRLEITNRQILTISIPISLSLLVPFLNFTANNYFLSGLGESALGTAGITGVYFLVVAVIGNGLNNALQSLIARRAGENRLEEIGKLFSQGIRIAFIFAAIGIALTYLFAPFIFHSFLRTQSVETSAIEFLKIRVWGLPFLYLFQMGNAFLVGTNNSKYLMIGTLFEALANIFFDYGLIYGHFGLPELGFNGAAYASIIAEVTGMLVVFLVIFIKRMHIQFHLFRYLRYNKQLSNLILNISAPLIGQFSISIMSWFVFYILIEHHGERALAISNVMRNIFSLAGVFIWAFAATTNTMVSNIIGQGRNNDVMKLIYRIMSLSFVSAVLMFLLFNVFAVELLSVFRLSKEFVDAAVPVLRIVTTGMLFMSVSVVWLNAVTGTGNTKMNLLIEAVTIVLYLIYIYVVLEVYQLNLMWAWASELIYWNSILLMAFFYIRSGKWKGKVI; from the coding sequence TTGGAAACGGCCTTACCGAAGAATGATCTGCGACTGGAAATCACCAACCGACAAATTCTAACGATTTCGATACCTATCAGCTTGTCATTATTGGTGCCCTTTCTCAATTTCACAGCCAATAATTATTTTCTGAGTGGCTTGGGCGAAAGTGCGTTAGGTACTGCCGGTATTACAGGTGTGTACTTTCTGGTAGTAGCCGTAATCGGTAATGGCTTGAACAATGCCTTGCAATCGCTCATTGCACGACGTGCCGGTGAAAACCGGTTGGAAGAGATCGGCAAACTGTTTTCACAAGGCATCCGCATTGCATTCATTTTTGCAGCTATTGGTATTGCACTCACCTATTTGTTTGCACCATTCATCTTTCATTCCTTTCTGCGAACGCAAAGCGTTGAAACATCGGCCATCGAATTTTTAAAGATCCGTGTATGGGGCCTCCCTTTTCTCTATCTCTTTCAAATGGGGAATGCATTTTTGGTAGGTACCAACAACAGCAAGTACCTGATGATCGGCACTTTGTTTGAAGCATTGGCGAATATTTTTTTCGATTACGGATTGATCTACGGCCATTTTGGTTTACCGGAATTAGGTTTCAACGGTGCTGCGTATGCATCCATCATTGCAGAAGTAACCGGTATGCTCGTCGTGTTCCTGGTAATTTTTATTAAACGGATGCACATTCAGTTTCACCTGTTCCGCTACCTGCGGTATAACAAACAACTGAGCAATCTCATTCTCAATATTTCAGCTCCACTCATCGGACAGTTTTCGATCAGCATCATGAGTTGGTTTGTGTTTTATATTTTAATTGAACATCATGGAGAGCGTGCATTGGCCATATCGAATGTAATGCGGAATATTTTTTCACTGGCCGGTGTGTTCATCTGGGCCTTTGCCGCCACCACGAATACGATGGTGAGCAACATTATCGGACAGGGGCGAAACAACGATGTGATGAAACTGATCTACCGCATCATGTCGCTCAGTTTTGTGTCAGCCGTGTTGATGTTTCTGCTGTTCAATGTGTTTGCGGTTGAATTATTATCGGTGTTTCGATTATCCAAAGAGTTTGTTGATGCGGCCGTGCCGGTGTTGCGGATCGTTACAACGGGCATGTTGTTTATGTCGGTGTCAGTTGTATGGCTCAATGCAGTAACCGGCACGGGCAATACCAAAATGAATCTCCTCATCGAAGCCGTTACCATTGTGCTCTACCTCATTTATATTTATGTAGTGCTGGAAGTATACCAACTCAACTTGATGTGGGCATGGGCGTCGGAACTCATTTACTGGAACAGTATTTTACTGATGGCCTTCTTTTATATCAGAAGTGGAAAGTGGAAGGGGAAAGTGATATAA
- a CDS encoding P-loop ATPase, Sll1717 family, translating into MAMIKNGFFAYSSNPTHCGEFIEEAIKEIHKSGHLVFLKSWKTMSIAGKFIISEILKEIENSDFLCADLTGLNENVLFEIGFAIGKGKPIWLIQDTSIIDSHNRFKELNFLTTIGYSPYTNSTDIVNAFLNKKVYLDETKVLNAFDNMSEGLINENALLYLKSQYDTNYNQYISNTITDFKLPTVIDDATEVKVQPVSWYFNQVQNVPAVLVEFSSTYRSGYELHNAKCSFVAGLAIGLGLKVQMVAEKPFPTSMDYQEYLKKFTNLELCKVAIVPFLNDIRTNIAQLIVKKHPHEESHKPVSELQKIKFGEYIAEHEASNIYEYYIETAHEENLIRSEYNIVVGRKGCGKTATLYYLEAELSRDVRNEVIPIKPVNFEIDGLIELIKKLKSDFEKGYIIQSIWKFLIYTEIAKRIYETIKKKPIYALTETDRKIIDFVNQNTSIILSDISTRLEQELTNLEMLEKIEEQTEFRNKISEILHESIIKDLKDLVVSYMNTRKKLVILIDNLDKNWKKENNIEITSKFILGLLGVIGRVSKELKGSPSKPNDFDLNLIVFLRSDIFKFILRYAREPDKIEYYNLRWNDPEILLRIVEKRVELLSTNKIKENFWDTYVGKIVDGIPTKEYILSCIIPRPRDLIYFINSAKDIAVRRGHNMIQETDLLAAHKDYSNWIFKSILVENGVTVSQIQKFLYNIMGESSILTKEKIEELMKLSDITTENNYVDDFITHLCGLSFIGREIRPFHFEFEFDFDSDDKNLILANKLNSNRYKIHNAFIPYLECSDFID; encoded by the coding sequence ATGGCAATGATAAAAAATGGCTTTTTTGCGTATAGTTCAAATCCAACACATTGCGGAGAATTTATTGAAGAAGCAATAAAAGAAATACACAAAAGTGGACACCTCGTATTTCTAAAGAGTTGGAAAACAATGAGCATTGCCGGAAAATTTATCATCTCCGAAATATTGAAGGAAATAGAAAATTCAGATTTTCTGTGCGCAGACTTGACGGGCTTAAATGAAAATGTACTTTTTGAAATTGGCTTTGCAATTGGAAAAGGAAAACCCATCTGGCTAATTCAGGATACTTCAATAATAGATTCACACAACCGTTTTAAAGAACTAAACTTTCTGACAACAATAGGATATTCTCCCTACACTAATTCAACTGATATCGTAAATGCATTTCTAAATAAAAAAGTATATCTTGATGAAACCAAAGTATTAAATGCCTTCGATAATATGAGCGAAGGTTTGATAAATGAAAATGCATTACTTTATTTGAAAAGTCAGTATGATACAAACTATAATCAATATATAAGCAATACAATTACGGACTTCAAACTTCCAACAGTTATTGATGACGCAACAGAAGTCAAAGTTCAACCCGTTTCGTGGTATTTTAACCAAGTGCAAAATGTACCGGCCGTCTTAGTTGAGTTCTCCTCTACATATCGAAGTGGGTATGAATTACATAATGCAAAATGCTCTTTCGTTGCTGGTTTAGCTATTGGATTAGGCTTAAAAGTTCAAATGGTAGCAGAAAAGCCCTTCCCTACTTCCATGGACTATCAAGAGTACTTAAAGAAATTTACAAATTTAGAATTGTGTAAAGTAGCTATTGTTCCGTTTTTAAATGATATTAGGACGAATATTGCACAATTAATCGTCAAGAAACATCCACACGAGGAAAGCCATAAACCAGTTTCTGAGTTACAGAAAATAAAATTCGGTGAATATATTGCTGAACATGAGGCAAGTAATATTTATGAATACTATATTGAAACAGCACATGAAGAAAACTTAATACGAAGTGAATACAACATAGTTGTTGGGAGGAAAGGGTGCGGAAAAACTGCTACACTCTACTATTTGGAAGCAGAATTGTCAAGAGATGTAAGGAATGAAGTAATTCCTATAAAACCAGTAAATTTTGAAATTGATGGCCTTATCGAGTTGATTAAAAAATTAAAAAGTGATTTTGAAAAAGGCTACATAATTCAATCCATTTGGAAATTTTTGATTTACACAGAAATAGCTAAAAGAATATATGAAACTATAAAGAAGAAGCCGATATATGCATTAACAGAAACAGATCGGAAAATAATCGACTTTGTAAATCAAAATACAAGTATTATTCTTTCTGACATTTCCACTAGACTTGAACAAGAATTAACAAATTTGGAAATGTTGGAAAAAATTGAAGAGCAGACTGAATTCAGAAATAAAATATCAGAAATTCTACATGAGAGCATTATCAAAGACCTAAAGGATCTAGTTGTTTCTTATATGAATACAAGAAAAAAACTAGTAATCCTCATCGACAACCTTGATAAAAACTGGAAAAAGGAAAATAATATTGAGATCACTAGCAAATTCATTTTAGGTTTATTGGGGGTGATTGGTAGAGTTTCAAAAGAACTAAAAGGGAGCCCAAGTAAACCGAATGACTTTGACCTCAATTTGATTGTTTTTCTTAGAAGCGATATTTTTAAATTCATACTGAGGTATGCAAGAGAACCGGATAAAATCGAGTATTATAACTTAAGATGGAATGATCCTGAAATATTACTTCGCATAGTTGAAAAGAGAGTTGAGTTACTTTCAACGAATAAAATCAAAGAAAATTTTTGGGATACATATGTAGGCAAGATAGTTGATGGAATTCCGACAAAAGAATATATACTTTCATGTATAATCCCACGGCCTCGAGATTTAATTTATTTCATAAACAGTGCAAAAGATATCGCTGTCCGAAGAGGTCATAATATGATACAAGAGACAGATTTATTAGCAGCTCATAAGGACTATTCAAACTGGATATTTAAGTCCATACTAGTTGAAAATGGTGTCACAGTGAGTCAAATTCAGAAATTTCTGTATAATATAATGGGGGAGTCTTCGATATTAACAAAGGAAAAAATCGAAGAGTTAATGAAACTCTCCGATATTACTACTGAAAATAATTATGTTGACGATTTTATTACACATTTATGTGGCCTGTCTTTTATTGGTAGAGAAATAAGACCATTTCATTTTGAATTTGAATTCGACTTTGATTCTGATGATAAAAATCTAATACTTGCGAACAAGTTAAACTCTAATCGCTATAAAATTCACAACGCATTCATACCATATTTAGAATGCTCAGACTTCATCGACTAA
- a CDS encoding metallophosphoesterase family protein, whose protein sequence is MQRRLFLQKISLLSSSLMAAPYLSFGETKQSATPGLKFITASDGHWGQPNTDFETSHRNLIEAIGKEEHVDFVVFNGDLIHDKPELMPDVKKVYDTLNVPYYVARGNHDRVSPETWLRLWKQPEDFAFISKEKHGIILLNCSNEAGNYLCANVGYAKSKLEEFRNLPQVFLFVHISQNSWTQHGVSCAELLDTIAAYPNVKATFHGHDHDVDGIMLYKKKPFLWSGHFGGNWGNPFPSYRVCEVAADGKAIATYLKTVKDGTVLNRHNL, encoded by the coding sequence ATGCAACGAAGACTCTTTTTACAGAAGATCAGTTTATTGAGTTCATCGCTCATGGCAGCGCCCTATCTCAGCTTTGGAGAAACAAAACAATCAGCAACTCCGGGGCTTAAGTTTATTACCGCATCCGATGGACATTGGGGGCAGCCGAATACTGATTTTGAAACGTCGCATCGCAACCTCATCGAAGCGATCGGCAAAGAAGAACATGTTGACTTTGTGGTGTTCAATGGCGACCTCATACATGATAAGCCCGAGCTGATGCCGGATGTAAAAAAAGTGTATGATACATTGAACGTGCCTTACTATGTGGCAAGGGGTAACCACGACAGGGTGTCTCCGGAAACCTGGCTCCGGCTATGGAAGCAGCCGGAAGATTTCGCCTTCATTTCAAAAGAAAAACACGGCATCATTCTGCTCAACTGTTCAAACGAAGCAGGCAACTATCTCTGTGCAAATGTTGGGTACGCTAAATCAAAACTGGAAGAGTTTCGGAATTTACCACAGGTATTTCTCTTTGTGCATATTTCTCAAAACAGCTGGACGCAGCATGGTGTGTCCTGTGCTGAATTACTTGACACAATTGCTGCTTACCCCAATGTAAAAGCAACGTTTCACGGTCACGATCATGATGTGGATGGCATCATGCTTTACAAGAAAAAACCATTTCTCTGGTCAGGGCATTTTGGAGGCAACTGGGGTAACCCCTTCCCTTCGTACCGTGTTTGCGAAGTTGCAGCAGATGGAAAGGCCATTGCTACATATCTCAAAACTGTAAAGGATGGCACTGTTTTAAACAGGCATAATTTATAA